One segment of Calliopsis andreniformis isolate RMS-2024a chromosome 1, iyCalAndr_principal, whole genome shotgun sequence DNA contains the following:
- the LOC143187490 gene encoding uncharacterized protein LOC143187490 has product MAEKIRSLMKIVASEINKHRLFNNASLTISNATGKAQEKLNNMQNAVASKYDIIAKQISNNTTLIQNLNATQLQPSPLPNKVVKWWQWYQQITGLDTVELAKHQVISAQDKLFKCQDERRHLNRQAAIVTDKLKEVYSELINTKRDDPKYVQLTMIENKNLQDQAKIVSQLNLLEKEEKEHFTLLATAIKEYHDSQTMNAQKYKYLSILASAVLAIVSLTGSMIYNNKRITDVRNVIAEAQQKNESVFQNKLIATENNIETNFKVLLEKLEYNINTKYTALVETLENNSKQDATLYHYTKEVETDKFRKVCIVLGICTVGIYMFRALVG; this is encoded by the exons ATGGCAGAAAAAATTCGGTCTTTGATGAAAATTGTAGCCAGTGAAATAAATAAACACCGGTTATTTAATAATGCATCACTAACAATCAGTAATGCAACTGGAAAAGCTCaagaaaaattgaataatatgcAAAATGCAGTTGCATCTAAATATGATATTATTGCAAAG CAAATCAGTAATAATACAACattaattcaaaatttaaatgcAACACAGTTGCAACCTAGTCCATTGCCAAATAAAGTTGTAAAGTGGTGGCAATGGTATCAACAAATAACAGGCTTAGATACAGTTGAGTTAGCCAAGCATCAAGTGATTTCTGCACAAGACAAATTATTCAAGTGTCAAGATGAAAGGAGGCATCTTAATCGCCAAGCAGCAATAGTAACTGATAAACTGAAGGAAGTATATTCAGAACTCATAAATACTAAGCGGGATGATCCAAAATATGTTCAATTGACAATGATAGAAAACAAAAATTTGCAAGATCAAGCCAAGATTGTATCACAACTTAATTTGTtagagaaagaagaaaaggaacACTTTACCCTGTTAGCAACTGCTATTAAAGAATATCATGATAGTCAAACAATGAATGCACAGAAGTACAAGTATTTGTCCATTCTTGCATCTGCTGTATTAGCAATTGTATCTCTAACTGGATCAATGATATATAACAATAAGAGAATAACGGATGTCCGAAATGTGATAGCAGAAGCTCAACAAAAAAATGAAAGTGtatttcaaaataaattaaTCGCTACAGAGAATAACATAGAGACAAACTTTAAAGTACTTTTGGAAAAATTAGAATATAACATAAACACAAAATATACAGCACTTGTTGAAACATTGGAAAATAACAGCAAGCAAGATGCAACTTTGTATCATTACACAAAAGAAGTAGAAACAGATAAATTCAGAAAAGTCTGTATTGTATTAGGTATATGTACTGTTGGTATATACATGTTTAGAGCATTAGTGGGTTGA
- the LOC143187418 gene encoding DNA-directed RNA polymerase I subunit RPA49, protein MKRPIEAVIEEVITEPSKVQPIIVNFQNGELKDEEAKRMSCGLFYDGKKRKTLLALSNGQIVYRGYKPDTSQDLMSTMLVLHNKRTGKVRLVQAERWQVTPVLDKPGIDNNKSNDDDKIAMLNKQFGSKKVKRRTEQHEKLKVNVESVKEQLEETVSNVEIDRMDLSIQLPENEYITNTALPECNRDATNVNDVYNIYDIIPENKLQALYDTATEILSEENDSTEGKTKFFNRTLKYLKSDPDNVKKTALLLYIEGVVTWLNMPMKDAKKRGIEVCSISQEVNSHIINTYSVQSTHGRLRPNSTKDKGVIHCMILALIICNFTLDLELFATIFNHRMSLKKLTNLARIIGALPNKEDKKVITLKVPLPAPLSVIKKGKKK, encoded by the exons ATGAAACGACCGATTGAAGCAGTCATTGAAGAAGTGATCACAGAACCATCGAAAGTCCAACCTATCATTG TTAATTTTCAAAATGGCGAGCTTAAGGATGAGGAAGCCAAAAGGATGTCTTGTGGTTTGTTTTACGATGGGAAGAAACGGAAGACGTTATTGGCTTTGTCAAACGGGCAGATTGTTTACAGAGGTTATAAGCCTGACACGAGCCAAGACTTGATGTCTACTATGCTTGTGCTTCATAACAAAAGGACAGGCAAAGTAAGATTGGTCCAAGCGGAACGTTGGCAAGTGACTCCAGTTTTGGATAAGCCAGGAATAGATAATAATAAAAGCAACGATGATGACAAGATTGCTATGTTGAATAAGCAGTTCGGTTCAAAGAAGGTGAAGCGTAGAACAGAACAGCATGagaagttaaaagtaaatgtaGAGTCTGTTAAAGAGCAATTGGAAGAGACTGTATCAA ATGTTGAAATTGATAGAATGGATTTGTCTATACAGTTACCAGAAAATGAATATATTACAAATACTGCTTTACCAGAATGTAATAGGGATGCTACTAATGTGAAtgatgtatataatatatatgacatTATACCTGAAAATAAATTACAAGCTCTGTACGACACGGCTACAGAAattttgagtgaagagaatgatAGTACAGAGGG GAAAACGAAATTCTTTAATAGAacattgaagtatttaaaatcTGATCCAGACAATGTTAAAAAGACTGCATTATTACTTTACATAGAAGGGGTTGTAACATGGTTAAATATGCCAATGAAAGATGCTAAGAAAcgtgggattgaagtttgttcaATATCTCAAGAGGTGAATTCACATATAATAAACACGTACAGTGTTCAAAGCACCCATGGAAG GTTGAGACCAAACAGTACAAAAGATAAAGGAGTTATACATTGCATGATTCTGGCTTTAATCATTTGTAACTTTACATTAGACCTGGAATTATtcgcaacaatattcaatcatcgtatGAGTTTGAAAAAGTTAACAAATCTTGCTAGGATTATAGGTGCTTTACCCAACAAAGAAGACAAGAAGGTTATCACTTTGAAAGTTCCATTGCCAGCACCACTGTCTGTtataaaaaagggaaaaaagaaATAG
- the Sgt1 gene encoding suppressor of G2 allele of skp1 produces the protein MASEETPTAVDNNEMPIPKIRHDWYQTETHVTITILAKNVENVKIVYDKTTLSVSALLPSGSDYSLELDLAHPVVPDQCSHKVFPSKVEIKLKKQEGIRWNVLEGNPVAQNTAQPIPQEILQAENRPPKYPSSSKKSRDWDKVRKEIEKQEAEEQPEGEAALNALFQHIYGTGSDEVRRAMNKSFQESGGTVLSTNWSEVGKGKVEMKSPDGLEWKPWNS, from the exons ATGGCTAGCGAAGAAACTCCGACAGCTGTGGATAATAATGaa ATGCCAATTCCAAAAATAAGGCACGATTGGTATCAGACAGAGACTCATGTTACAATCACAATTCTTGCAAAAAATGTGGAAAACGTTAAAATTGTGTATGACAAAACCACG TTAAGTGTGTCAGCTTTGTTACCATCAGGAAGTGATTACAGCTTGGAGTTAGATCTGGCTCATCCTGTAGTGCCAGATCAATGCTCGCACAAAGTATTTCCATCTAAAgtagaaattaaattaaaaaagcaAGAGGGAATCAGATGGAATGTTTTAGAAGGAAACCCTGTTGCACAAAACACAGCACAACCTATACCCCAAG AAATTCTGCAAGCTGAAAATCGACCACCAAAATATCCTAGTTCTTCTAAGAAATCACGAGATTGGGATAAGGTAAGGAaagagatcgaaaagcaagaagCAGAAGAACAGCCTGAAGGGGAAGCTGCATTGAATGCTTTGTTCCAACATATTTATGGTACCGGATCTGATGAAGTTAGGCGTGCAATGAATAAATCATTT CAAGAGTCTGGTGGTACAGTCCTAAGTACCAATTGGTCAGAAGTAGGTaaaggaaaagttgaaatgaaatCACCAGATGGCTTGGAATGGAAACCTTGGAATTcgtaa
- the LOC143187360 gene encoding uncharacterized protein LOC143187360 has product MARTVHLGPWMVALFCVAGASSEYLMGGHIDNNSPKSLLEEMESSPTLARTAQLDDLDLDLDAEESTIAPSASNDEEALRYHLPYPFAFNGGRPFSLEKDPITGKIDFEKAPPVKALNYTSRYQEHENDDEVAHNIELPKENTSHLTKKKLASKEVDVSPNEINPYSPNFHDFLNLPVHYSSDKYGKDKYPLISSSYANTKVQSGSNSYSTYNHKPYHGEAVLYYPTRKPYVPKITTTTATPIITTPSTTTTTTTTTTPRPTTVTTTTTTTTTTTTPSTTTTSTSTKAPIITTWKPPTTTSKRFIDYLDEYEDILPIEKLQASMFNNNHQEPNHVVQPQQPPVSHNEYMDGYEEYDMNEGEDMKDSVPVKESTNEIVKTSTLPTTTSSVPNITTTVGKQDTTTTTTMTTSTVPPSSMTPLSSTPQENVYQTNVLPYRGQPQHPVTSMPLDTNPRLPSGFEIDNRRHGVADNVIINQGYRPNPIINQRPSGMGGGILVESTSNIVIPPDQDTVSFVLGNRQNVEGGYYSLGTAIGENPYGSTGIDASFRPLYGVASDKGSYEPQTDNRGTVSLPSVTVLDNNPSYAAQTWRQPNPSATQKLANEIDPSRTQNTFVKGTVLLDQTDDKKDEKDVNYVVFPKDEPKQPVEEHIVVVNEADGTVHEITPSPTTTKPVRVDPLVSNEEHFPQLSENLTPPAERPRPPPQFYYHYHHGGTVRPDHPRPQRLPLPPRGKQPMPPLPPSEVGIRRRPYPPDSNLPNILPQFRPNAKTSHGHRGPESIGTIPAPQAYPTRVRQPVQSHPPTRRPMPPPPPSYLQRLNPPPPPIHALRVAGAASTKTENVVPPREAEVKRFRVSPAASRVEEDIKSSLRLSNQKLRLDEEERVDRYSEEPPQVPPRPPIFPKRRTADSPHVATLQMIQQRGEFEEDNTESNPSSTGANEESERIVTEQDADRRKFDNRESMAESPVYVVYPVNTAVNIHPDDSREKDESVVVGTRGPHRPLPPEVLQDNEDEDMGDEHIPPVHNIFSGRPVASDFPYPLERPDPSILTTEVKETPLLVPSDQREEEEAVRENDEEKDEKDSSVNVIPYLQDFVPFPARKNEPISATLHRLPSLPSSTPIAYVYTPTAQASHRVDVDVRDEENSKIDNSGDQKPVLLPSQQPSSSSSSAPSPQNFMAPFVASVSAEAPSKNGWSVVVVEPTINRKSDDDRDSSEDNSNVEETQTEKNEFDPENFKPQLFGGFKPIYEFPTQDVDRAERRESTNVNSEAATHSQESPEPTV; this is encoded by the coding sequence ATGGCGAGAACAGTACATCTTGGCCCATGGATGGTCGCCCTGTTCTGCGTAGCAGGTGCATCCTCGGAGTACCTAATGGGCGGCCACATAGATAACAATTCGCCAAAGTCCCTATTGGAGGAAATGGAATCCTCTCCAACTTTGGCAAGGACGGCGCAACTGGATGACCTTGACCTAGATCTCGACGCAGAAGAGAGCACCATCGCCCCTTCAGCGTCGAACGACGAGGAAGCGTTGCGTTATCACCTTCCGTATCCTTTCGCCTTCAACGGCGGTAGACCATTCTCCTTGGAGAAAGATCCCATTACTGGGAAGATCGACTTCGAGAAAGCTCCGCCTGTAAAAGCTCTGAACTACACCAGTCGCTATCAAGAGCACGAGAACGACGACGAGGTCgcccacaacatcgaattgccCAAAGAGAATACTTCTCACttgacgaagaaaaaactggcgAGCAAGGAGGTTGACGTTAGTCCTAACGAGATCAATCCCTATTCGCCTAATTTCCACGATTTTCTCAATCTTCCAGTTCATTATTCCTCTGACAAGTATGGCAAAGACAAGTATCCTCTAATATCTAGTTCTTACGCAAACACGAAGGTGCAGAGTGGCTCGAACAGCTATAGCACGTACAATCACAAGCCTTATCATGGTGAAGCTGTTCTCTATTATCCTACGAGAAAGCCGTATGTACCTAAAATAACTACCACTACAGCAACTCCTATTATAACGACACCAAGTACTACAACTACTACCACCACTACGACGACGCCTAGACCTACCACTGTGACTACAACCACGACCACGACTACGACCACCACGACTCCTTCGACGACTACTACTAGCACGTCTACAAAGGCTCCTATTATAACTACTTGGAAACCTCCGACGACCACCTCCAAACGGTTCATCGATTATTTAGATGAATACGAGGATATTCTTCCAATCGAGAAGCTCCAAGCTTCTATGTTCAACAATAATCATCAAGAGCCGAACCATGTGGTTCAGCCTCAGCAGCCTCCTGTAAGCCACAACGAGTACATGGATGGTTACGAAGAGTACGATATGAACGAGGGAGAAGACATGAAAGATTCTGTTCCAGTAAAAGAGTCAACCAATGAGATTGTTAAAACCAGCACACTGCCTACCACAACATCAAGTGTTCCTAATATAACAACGACAGTTGGGAAACAGGACACTACCACAACCACTACCATGACGACTTCAACTGTTCCACCGTCATCGATGACTCCTCTCTCGTCAACTCCTCAGGAAAACGTTTACCAAACTAATGTGTTACCATATCGAGGACAACCTCAGCATCCAGTAACTTCCATGCCTCTGGATACCAATCCTAGGCTACCATCGGGTTTCGAGATCGATAATAGAAGACACGGTGTGGCAGATAATGTTATCATTAATCAGGGCTATCGTCcaaacccaatcatcaatcagagGCCAAGTGGAATGGGTGGAGGAATTTTAGTGGAGAGTACCAGTAACATTGTAATTCCACCTGATCAGGACACAGTGTCCTTCGTTCTTGGCAATAGACAGAATGTCGAAGGCGGCTATTATTCATTAGGGACAGCTATTGGGGAAAACCCTTATGGCTCGACTGGAATTGACGCATCCTTTAGACCCCTGTACGGTGTAGCATCCGATAAAGGTAGCTACGAACCTCAGACTGATAATCGAGGAACTGTTAGCTTACCTTCGGTAACCGTTTTGGATAATAATCCCAGTTACGCTGCTCAGACATGGCGACAGCCTAATCCTTCTGCAACCCAGAAGCTGGCCAACGAGATAGACCCATCCAGGACTCAAAACACTTTCGTGAAAGGCACTGTGCTCCTGGATCAAACGGACGATAAGAAAGACGAAAAGGACGTGAACTATGTAGTATTTCCTAAAGATGAACCCAAGCAACCTGTTGAAGAGCACATTGTCGTTGTGAACGAAGCTGATGGCACTGTACACGAGATTACCCCTTCTCCCACAACGACGAAGCCAGTGAGGGTAGATCCTCTTGTCTCGAATGAAGAACACTTTCCACAGCTCTCGGAAAATTTAACTCCACCTGCTGAACGACCTCGACCACCTCCAcaattttattatcattatcatcaCGGTGGAACAGTGAGACCTGACCACCCTAGGCCACAGAGATTACCTTTACCACCTCGTGGAAAGCAGCCTATGCCTCCTCTGCCTCCCTCAGAGGTTGGGATAAGAAGACGTCCTTATCCTCCTGATTCTAATCTGCCGAATATTCTGCCACAGTTTCGACCAAATGCTAAGACTTCTCACGGGCACCGTGGTCCAGAGAGTATAGGCACGATTCCAGCTCCTCAAGCTTATCCCACGAGAGTCAGACAACCAGTGCAGTCTCACCCTCCCACGAGAAGACCCATGCCTCCGCCTCCTCCATCGTATCTGCAGAGACTGAACCCTCCTCCGCCACCAATCCACGCGCTGAGGGTAGCGGGAGCAGCTTCAACGAAGACTGAGAACGTGGTGCCACCCAGAGAGGCGGAAGTCAAAAGGTTTCGTGTCTCACCAGCTGCCTCTAGGGTCGAGGAGGATATCAAATCGTCGCTCAGGCTATCCAATCAGAAACTGCGGCTGGATGAGGAAGAGAGGGTGGATCGCTACTCGGAGGAACCACCTCAGGTGCCACCGAGGCCTCCCATTTTTCCTAAACGAAGAACCGCCGATTCCCCTCATGTAGCGACTCTTCAGATGATCCAGCAACGCGGGGAATTCGAGGAGGACAACACAGAATCGAATCCATCTTCCACTGGTGCTAACGAAGAATCAGAGAGGATTGTCACTGAACAAGATGCAGACAGGAGGAAGTTCGACAACCGAGAATCGATGGCTGAGTCGCCTGTTTATGTTGTTTATCCTGTAAACACAGCGGTCAATATACACCCTGATGACTCTAGAGAGAAAGACGAGAGCGTGGTAGTAGGAACGCGAGGTCCTCATCGACCTCTGCCGCCAGAGGTTCTGCAGGACAATGAGGACGAAGACATGGGTGACGAGCATATTCCTCCTGTCCATAACATATTCAGTGGACGACCAGTTGCCTCTGACTTTCCTTATCCTCTAGAACGTCctgatccttctatcctcaccaCAGAAGTAAAGGAAACTCCTTTGTTGGTGCCTAGTGATCAgcgagaggaggaggaggcTGTGAGAGAAAACGATGAAGAAAAGGATGAGAAAgattccagtgtgaatgttatacctTACCTGCAAGACTTCGTGCCGTTCCCTGCAAGGAAGAACGAGCCCATCTCGGCGACTCTTCATCGGCTACCATCTCTGCCATCTTCCACGCCGATTGCTTATGTTTACACTCCAACCGCGCAGGCGTCTCATCGTGTCGATGTTGATGTAAGGGACGAGGAAAATTCTAAGATTGACAACAGTGGCGACCAAAAGCCTGTTTTATTACCCTCGCAACAACCTTCGAGTTCTTCGAGCTCTGCACCCTCTCCACAAAACTTCATGGCACCTTTTGTTGCCAGTGTGAGCGCAGAAGCTCCCTCCAAGAACGGCTGGAGCGTTGTTGTTGTAGAGCCCACTATTAATAGGAAATCAGATGACGATCGTGATTCATCCGAGGATAACTCGAATGTTGAAGAGACTCAGACAGAGAAGAACGAATTTGATCCTGAAAACTTTAAGCCGCAGTTGTTTGGAGGGTTCAAGCCAATCTATGAATTTCCTACGCAGGATGTTGATAGGGCAGAACGAAGGGAGTCTACTAATGTAAATTCAGAGGCGGCTACGCATTCTCAGGAGTCGCCTGAACCGACTGTTTGA
- the LOC143189047 gene encoding S1 RNA-binding domain-containing protein 1, which yields MKRTLRRACQTTIQYNEAEDESNSDDDYIPEKIVKVSQTRKKAQTVKDEGSTKISKKKANTLSLPKRNRQKVTELKSTNSKIGIINTDIKELIVSQEGEIDKKSEKEDVGKENAKYILKDGRQLDLTSIECKDWTEVDYVSEVNNVEKHITKNVIKLFKEDNTIPFIARYRKNMTGGMEPDKLRALKESFDRANLIKQKANTIIKAIDKLGKWSPNIHAAIVSAKSMDDLEHIYSIFKIPSKRNLAEKAKELGLEPISNAVLQGQSLPHLKSLVNPEKEGLKTEQQIKDGIIHIIADTINKDKSVFERVRELQNESIIKIETTECKTNKTEKTKEKDVDRKYEMYYNFNATTRTIRPHQILAINRGEAQKVLNVKIILPDFLLRQFKAHCTSQYNKSILASKFHAVLLNDSIDYAYSKFTKPFIVRRVRNEMKQKAETASIEVFVRNVKQLLLTPPVRGKIILGIDPGFFHGCKLAVISEHGNVLETSVIYPHKKAENSYKESANVLVSLVKKHKSTILALGNATACRETEVFINQLIKSKAFGSIDVVYTIVDESGASIYSCSPEAKSEFPDLDTNVISAISIARRLQDPLAELVKVEPKHLGVGMYQHDVPEKQLLEALNEVVSEAVSFVGVDVNTASQCLLRRVAGLNATRANNIIEWRTEHGAFKNRQQLLSVRGIGNKTFEQCAGFIRILPETSMVDNSEKKSSAKNSKQAPSLLDQTWIHPESYKIAQRFLEHCNCNLENLGTTAFIERINSFANEGCDTLAKKFNTDETTMEVIVKGLSMKKDEDIRLKEAKQPLFRNTMLSIKDINVGTILTGAVRNITHFGVFVDVGVGRDGLIATKWMKNLTVSIGQRVEVKVLTVEVNRNRISLELINVF from the exons ATGAAAAGAACGTTACGTAGAGCGTGTCAAACGACAATTCAGTACAATGAGGCTGAGGATGAATCCAATAGTGATGATGATTATATTCCTGAAAAGATTGTCAAAGTAAGTCAGACACGAAAAAAGGCACAAACAGTAAAGGATGAGGGGAGTACTAAAATTAGTAAGAAAAAAGCTAATACCCTTTCATTACCTAAAAGAAATAGGCAAAAGGTAACAGAGCTTAAAAGTACAAATAGTAAAATAGGAATTATTAATACAGATATTAAGGAATTAATAGTCTCTCAGGAAGGGGAAATAGATAAGAAAAGTGAAAAAGAAGATGTAGGCaaagaaaatgcaaaatatattcTAAAAGATGGGCGTCAATTAGACCTTACTTCCATAGAATGTAAAGACTGGACTGAAGTAGACTATGTAAGCGAGGTCAATAATGTTGAAAAACATATAACTAAGAATGTTATTAAGCTCTTCAAAGAAGACAATACAATTCCATTTATTGCAAGATACAGGAAGAATATGACTGGTGGTATGGAACCAGATAAGTTACGAGCATTGAAAGAAAGTTTTGACCGTGCCAATTTGATCAAACAAAAAGCTAATACTATAATAAAAGCTATTGATAAATTAGGAAAATGGTCCCCTAATATACATGCTGCTATTGTATCTGCTAAGTCTATGGATGATTTAGAACATATATATTCTATCTTTAAGATACCATCTAAGCGGAACTTGGCAGAAAAGGCAAAGGAATTAGGTTTAGAACCTATAAGTAATGCTGTATTACAAGGTCAATCATTACCTCACTTAAAATCTCTTGTTAATCCTGAAAAGGAAGGTTTAAAAACTGAACAACAAATCAAAGATggtattatacatataatagcAGACACAATAAATAAAGATAAATCAGTATTTGAAAGAGTTAGAGAGCTTCAAAATGAATCTATTATTAAAATAGAGACTACAGAATGTAAAACTAATAAAACTGAGAAAACTAAAGAGAAAGATGTTGACAGGAAATATGAAATGTATTACAATTTTAATGCAACTACTAGGACTATTAGGCCTCACCAAATATTAGCTATTAATAGAGGAGAGGCACAAAAGGTTCTTAATGTGAAGATTATTTTGCCTGATTTTCTCTTAAGACAGTTTAAAGCACACTGTACCTCACAATATAATAAATCTATATTAGCATCTAAATTTCATGCTGTACTTTTGAATGATAGTATTGACTATGCTTATTCGAAATTTACTAAGCCATTCATAGTACGTCGTGTTCGAAATGAAATGAAACAAAAAGCAGAGACAGCATCCATAGAAGTTTTTGTAAGAAATGTTAAGCAATTGCTTCTTACTCCTCCTGTGCGTGGAAAAATCATACTTGGCATTGACCCAGGTTTTTTTCATGGCTGTAAGCTTGCAGTGATATCTGAACATGGAAATGTACTTGAAACAAGTGTAATATATCCTCATAAGAAAGCAGAAAATTCTTATAAAGAGTCTGCTAATGTTTTGGTAAGTCTAGTCAAGAAGCACAAGTCTACAATCTTAGCATTGGGAAATGCTACAGCGTGTAGGGAGACTGAAGTATTCATAAATCAATTGATTAAATCTAAAGCATTTGGCTCTATAGATGTCGTATACACAATAGTCGACGAATCAGGGGCATCGATTTATAGTTGCAGCCCAGAAGCAAAATCTGAATTTCCCGACCTTGATACAAATGTAATTtccgctatttctatagcaaggCGACTGCAAGACCCACTTGCAGAACTGGTTAAAGTAGAACCGAAGCATTTAGGTGTTGGAATGTATCAGCACGATGTACCAGAAAAACAATTACTAGAAGCATTGAATGAG GTTGTTTCTGAAGCTGTAAGCTTCGTGGGAGTCGATGTAAACACTGCATCTCAGTGCCTTTTAAGGAGAGTTGCTGGTTTAAACGCGACCAGAGCAAACAATATTATAGAATGGCGAACTGAACATGGTGCATTCAAAAACAGACAACAGCTCCTAAGTGTAAGGGGAATTGGAAACAAAACGTTTGAACAGTGTGCTGGGTTTATTAGAATACTGCCAGAGACCTCGATGGTTGATAACTCAGAAAAAAAGAGCAGCGCTAAAAATTCTAAGCAAGCTCCCAGTTTATTGGATCAAACGTGGATCCATCCTGAGTCGTACAAGATAGCTCAAAGATTTTTAGAACATTGTAATTGTAACTTAGAAAATCTTGGAACAACAGCATTTATCGAGAGAATAAACTCATTTGCAAACGAAGGATGTGATACTTTAGCCAAGAAATTCAATACAGACGAGACGACGATGGAAGTAATAGTCAAAGGCTTGTCAATGAAAAAAGACGAGGATATAAGGTTGAAGGAGGCAAAGCAGCCTCTATTTCGTAACACTATGCTTAGTATTAAAGACATCAATGTTGGGACGATATTAACTGGCGCAGTACGGAACATTACTCATTTCGGAGTATTTGTGGACGTAGGAGTGGGCAGAGATGGTCTCATAGCAACCAAATGGAtgaaaaatttaacagtttcgATAGGTCAGCGCGTAGAAGTGAAAGTACTTACGGTGGAAGTCAATCGGAATAGGATTAGTTTAGAATTAATTAATGTTTTCTAA